In one window of Polaromonas naphthalenivorans CJ2 DNA:
- a CDS encoding low molecular weight protein-tyrosine-phosphatase translates to MNNILTICVGNICRSPVAEALLKDRLPGRKVWSAGLHAVVGHGAEATAREIAEQYGLDLSAHRAQQVAGWMCSHADLVLVMETSHQQELQKLYPLARGKIRRLGEFGPQGAFEIADPYRQPRAAFEAAHAAIAQGVDEWVRRINLVS, encoded by the coding sequence ATGAACAACATCCTGACTATTTGCGTTGGAAACATCTGCCGCAGCCCCGTGGCTGAAGCGCTTCTTAAAGACCGCCTGCCCGGCCGCAAGGTTTGGTCGGCCGGTTTGCATGCCGTGGTCGGCCATGGCGCGGAAGCTACCGCCCGCGAAATAGCCGAGCAATATGGCCTGGACCTGTCCGCCCATCGCGCCCAACAGGTTGCCGGCTGGATGTGCAGCCATGCCGACCTGGTGCTGGTCATGGAAACCAGCCATCAGCAAGAACTTCAAAAGCTTTACCCGCTGGCGCGCGGAAAAATCCGTCGTCTGGGCGAATTCGGCCCGCAAGGCGCTTTTGAAATTGCCGACCCTTACCGTCAGCCTCGCGCTGCCTTCGAAGCTGCCCATGCTGCCATCGCCCAGGGCGTGGACGAGTGGGTACGCCGTATCAATCTTGTTTCGTGA
- a CDS encoding transcriptional activator RfaH: MSSKFDNRTANPDPASTDSESLWFLAHTRPRLETVALQNLQQQGFDVYLPLYKRLKKIDAGMQAVFEPMFSRYVFFRTTSLAQSIAPVRSTRGVAQIVSFGSEFATIRPDMLDAIRQLEQLRNAADVAELSTLRPGHLVRFCNSALSGLEGVVKSVSSCRVAVLLEIMGRQQLVRVDHHQLVAA, encoded by the coding sequence ATGAGTTCCAAGTTTGATAATCGAACTGCCAACCCTGATCCAGCCTCTACCGATTCTGAATCTTTGTGGTTTTTAGCTCACACTCGTCCACGTCTTGAAACTGTCGCGTTGCAAAATCTGCAGCAACAGGGTTTCGATGTGTATCTTCCACTTTACAAACGACTGAAAAAAATTGACGCAGGCATGCAGGCTGTTTTTGAGCCCATGTTTTCACGTTATGTATTTTTCAGGACAACGTCGCTTGCCCAATCAATTGCACCTGTCCGCTCAACCCGTGGCGTGGCGCAAATTGTCAGTTTTGGTTCTGAATTTGCCACCATTCGCCCTGACATGCTCGACGCCATCCGGCAGCTTGAGCAACTCCGCAATGCGGCGGATGTGGCTGAGTTGAGTACTTTGCGTCCGGGCCATTTGGTCCGCTTCTGTAACTCAGCCTTGAGTGGACTCGAAGGCGTTGTCAAAAGTGTTTCCAGCTGCCGAGTGGCAGTGCTTCTCGAAATAATGGGTCGCCAGCAGTTGGTTCGTGTTGATCATCACCAACTGGTAGCGGCCTGA
- a CDS encoding mannose-1-phosphate guanylyltransferase/mannose-6-phosphate isomerase, whose amino-acid sequence MSARKTDLINAYDITPVILCGGSGTRLWPLSRKSFPKQFVPLIKGKSLLQHTLERVAQFNPSAPRALCIAAEDHRFLVVEALKAADVKGRVMLEPVARNTAAAMALAALQSRPEDLLLFCPSDHHIPDADAFGTMVLQGCPAAAAGAIVTFGVVPSFPSTAYGYIQRGMLNANGQSSQVASFIEKPATDKAQLLLLQGDVLWNAGIFLIQSQTLREALRLHAPDIFKSCQQAVAGATEDGDFIRPEPTAFIACRAESVDYAVLEHHANVAVVPFAGAWSDVGSWNAVAELNTPDDQGNRIDGHGMVVQATNTYIYAPHRPVVALGTQDLLIIDTPDALLVASSSHAEEVKQVVALLETKKTPQAVQHRKVERPWGWYDSVDAGARYQVKRITVRPGAKLSLQMHYHRAEHWIVVKGTALITRGDEEVLLTENQSTYIPLGVKHRLENPGKTELELIEVQSGGYLGEDDIVRFEDTYGRIATLPTQA is encoded by the coding sequence ATGAGCGCAAGAAAAACTGACCTTATCAATGCTTACGACATCACGCCCGTCATTTTGTGTGGCGGCTCTGGCACACGGCTTTGGCCGCTCAGCCGCAAGAGCTTTCCCAAACAGTTTGTGCCGCTGATCAAGGGAAAAAGCCTGCTGCAGCACACGCTGGAGCGCGTGGCACAGTTCAACCCCAGCGCTCCGCGCGCTTTATGCATTGCGGCTGAAGACCATCGGTTTCTGGTTGTAGAAGCGCTAAAGGCTGCGGACGTGAAAGGGCGTGTCATGCTTGAGCCCGTAGCACGCAACACCGCTGCCGCCATGGCTCTAGCCGCATTGCAGTCCCGGCCAGAAGACCTGTTGCTGTTTTGCCCTTCCGACCACCATATTCCCGATGCCGACGCATTTGGCACCATGGTGTTGCAAGGCTGCCCGGCCGCTGCTGCTGGCGCTATCGTTACCTTCGGTGTCGTGCCCAGCTTTCCGAGTACGGCGTATGGCTACATCCAGCGCGGCATGCTTAACGCCAATGGCCAGAGCAGCCAGGTCGCCAGTTTCATTGAAAAACCAGCGACCGACAAAGCGCAGCTTTTACTGTTGCAAGGCGATGTGCTGTGGAACGCCGGCATCTTTCTGATTCAGTCACAGACGCTCAGGGAAGCGTTGCGCTTGCACGCACCTGATATCTTCAAAAGCTGCCAGCAAGCCGTGGCAGGTGCTACCGAGGATGGAGACTTCATCCGGCCTGAACCCACCGCTTTTATAGCTTGCCGCGCTGAAAGCGTGGACTATGCCGTGCTGGAGCACCATGCCAACGTGGCAGTGGTTCCGTTTGCGGGCGCATGGAGCGATGTGGGCAGCTGGAATGCCGTGGCTGAGTTGAACACGCCTGACGACCAGGGCAACCGCATTGACGGCCACGGCATGGTCGTGCAGGCGACCAACACCTATATTTATGCGCCGCACCGGCCGGTGGTGGCCCTGGGCACGCAAGACCTGCTGATCATTGACACGCCCGACGCGCTGTTGGTGGCCAGCAGCAGCCATGCCGAAGAGGTCAAGCAGGTCGTGGCGCTGCTTGAAACCAAAAAAACCCCGCAGGCTGTGCAACATCGCAAGGTGGAACGCCCCTGGGGCTGGTACGACAGTGTGGATGCGGGCGCGCGTTACCAGGTCAAGCGCATCACCGTGCGCCCTGGCGCCAAGCTCAGCCTGCAAATGCATTACCACCGTGCCGAGCACTGGATCGTGGTCAAAGGCACGGCCCTCATCACCCGGGGTGATGAAGAAGTTTTGCTGACTGAAAACCAGAGCACCTACATTCCCCTGGGAGTCAAGCACCGCCTGGAGAATCCAGGAAAAACAGAGCTTGAACTGATTGAAGTGCAATCGGGCGGCTATTTGGGCGAAGACGACATCGTGCGGTTTGAAGATACCTATGGCCGCATCGCCACGCTGCCCACTCAGGCTTAA
- the gmd gene encoding GDP-mannose 4,6-dehydratase, producing the protein MTIASNTTPKVALITGITGQDGSYLAEFLLEKGYIVHGIKRRASSFNTARVDHIYQDPHTDNAKFNLHYGDLSDSSNLTRIIQQTQPDEIYNLGAQSHVAVSFESPEYTADVDGMGTLRILEAIRILGLEKKTRFYQASTSELYGLVQEIPQKETTPFYPRSPYAVAKLYAYWITVNYREAYGMYACNGILFNHESPRRGETFVTRKITRGLANISMGLEDCLYMGNIDALRDWGHAKDYVRMQWMMLQQDQAEDFVIATGVQYSVRQFIEWSAAELGMQLRWEGQGVNEVGYWNDKPIVKIDPRYFRPAEVETLLGDPTKAKEKLGWIPEITVQEMCKEMVANDLAQAKQHALLKQHGYRVNVSIE; encoded by the coding sequence ATGACCATTGCATCCAACACCACTCCCAAAGTCGCTCTCATCACCGGCATTACCGGCCAGGACGGCTCTTATCTTGCTGAGTTCTTGCTGGAAAAAGGCTATATCGTCCACGGCATCAAGCGCCGCGCCTCTAGCTTCAACACCGCCCGGGTGGACCACATCTACCAAGATCCACATACAGACAACGCTAAATTCAATTTGCATTACGGTGACCTGAGCGATTCGAGCAACCTGACGCGCATTATTCAGCAGACCCAGCCCGACGAAATCTACAACCTCGGAGCCCAAAGCCATGTGGCGGTCAGTTTTGAAAGCCCTGAATACACCGCCGATGTGGATGGTATGGGCACCCTGCGCATCCTCGAAGCCATCCGCATTCTGGGGCTGGAGAAGAAAACCCGCTTTTATCAGGCTTCTACCTCCGAACTGTACGGCTTGGTGCAGGAAATTCCGCAAAAGGAAACCACGCCGTTTTATCCACGCAGCCCGTATGCTGTAGCCAAACTTTACGCGTACTGGATCACGGTGAACTACCGCGAGGCCTACGGCATGTATGCCTGCAACGGCATCTTGTTCAACCACGAAAGCCCGCGGCGCGGCGAAACCTTTGTCACCCGCAAGATCACCCGTGGCCTAGCCAACATCAGCATGGGCCTGGAAGATTGCCTGTATATGGGCAACATCGACGCCCTGCGCGACTGGGGCCACGCCAAGGACTATGTGCGCATGCAGTGGATGATGCTGCAGCAAGACCAAGCCGAAGACTTTGTGATCGCCACCGGCGTGCAGTACAGCGTGCGCCAGTTCATCGAATGGAGCGCTGCCGAACTCGGCATGCAATTGCGCTGGGAAGGGCAGGGCGTTAACGAAGTCGGCTACTGGAACGACAAGCCCATCGTCAAAATCGACCCGCGCTATTTCCGTCCTGCGGAAGTTGAAACCCTGTTGGGTGACCCCACCAAGGCCAAGGAAAAACTCGGCTGGATACCTGAAATCACCGTACAGGAAATGTGTAAAGAAATGGTGGCCAATGACTTGGCTCAGGCCAAGCAGCATGCGTTGCTCAAACAGCATGGCTACAGAGTCAATGTGAGCATCGAGTAA
- a CDS encoding hemolysin family protein — translation MDFLLIVFLTLLNGVFSMSELALASSRKARLNAMAESGDKGSRAALDLLGNPTQFLSSVQVGITSIGMLNGIIGEAAFSGGVSLWLQTFGVSLGAADISATAIVVASITYVTIVFGELVPKRIGQLYPEIVARLVSRPMMWVAAGAKPFVWLLSVSTHAVLKLLRVDNSAGRAVTEEEIAASLEEGVDAGLIEEHEHQMVQNVFLLDDRLLTSMMLPRASIEWLDASATVADAIDKAGATGHSWYPVCRGSLDDVVGVVNVAKLLALRGQIQPASHGNPAGSIPTVADRIGPYAVPAVFVPETLTGMELLEQFRARSTRILLVVDEYGVVQGLMTPMDMLEAITGELQTGTTLDAWATRREDGSWLIDGLMPVSELKARLDIRELPEEDRGRYNTVAGLLMSVSGHLPVTGERIKCAGWMFEIVDLDGKRIDKLMVTQIGAPTRANFD, via the coding sequence ATGGATTTCCTCCTTATTGTTTTTTTAACGCTGCTCAATGGCGTTTTTTCCATGTCCGAACTGGCGCTGGCATCAAGCCGCAAGGCACGTCTGAACGCCATGGCCGAATCAGGCGACAAGGGCTCTCGGGCCGCGCTGGACCTGCTCGGCAATCCCACGCAGTTTTTGTCGTCGGTGCAGGTGGGCATCACCTCGATTGGCATGCTGAACGGCATCATTGGCGAGGCCGCATTCAGTGGCGGCGTCTCCCTGTGGCTGCAAACTTTTGGGGTCTCGCTAGGTGCTGCCGACATCTCCGCCACGGCCATCGTGGTGGCCAGCATTACCTATGTGACCATCGTGTTTGGCGAACTGGTGCCCAAGCGCATTGGCCAGCTTTACCCTGAAATCGTGGCGCGCCTGGTGTCGCGGCCCATGATGTGGGTGGCTGCCGGCGCCAAGCCCTTTGTCTGGCTGCTGTCCGTCAGCACCCACGCCGTGCTTAAACTGCTTCGGGTTGACAACAGTGCCGGCCGGGCTGTGACCGAAGAGGAAATTGCTGCCAGCCTGGAAGAGGGCGTTGATGCCGGGCTGATCGAGGAGCATGAGCACCAGATGGTGCAAAACGTATTTTTGCTTGACGACCGGCTGTTGACCTCCATGATGCTGCCGCGCGCCAGCATCGAGTGGCTGGACGCCTCTGCCACGGTGGCCGATGCCATCGACAAGGCAGGGGCCACCGGGCATTCCTGGTATCCGGTCTGCCGGGGCAGCCTCGACGATGTGGTCGGCGTGGTCAATGTTGCCAAGTTGCTCGCCTTGCGCGGCCAGATTCAACCAGCATCGCATGGCAATCCTGCAGGCTCCATTCCCACGGTGGCAGACCGCATCGGTCCGTATGCCGTTCCGGCCGTGTTCGTGCCAGAAACCCTGACCGGCATGGAGTTGCTGGAGCAGTTCCGCGCCCGTTCCACCCGCATCCTGCTGGTGGTTGATGAATACGGCGTGGTGCAGGGACTCATGACGCCCATGGATATGCTGGAGGCCATCACTGGCGAACTGCAAACCGGCACCACCCTGGACGCATGGGCTACCCGGCGTGAAGATGGCAGCTGGCTGATTGACGGCCTCATGCCTGTATCGGAACTCAAGGCCCGGCTCGACATCAGGGAATTGCCGGAAGAAGACCGTGGGCGCTACAACACCGTTGCCGGGTTGCTGATGTCGGTTTCCGGGCACCTTCCTGTCACTGGCGAGCGCATCAAGTGCGCGGGATGGATGTTTGAGATTGTTGATCTGGACGGCAAGCGGATTGACAAGCTCATGGTTACCCAAATTGGTGCACCTACTCGTGCTAATTTCGATTAA
- a CDS encoding polysaccharide biosynthesis tyrosine autokinase: MNPSQSPVPASYIADAQDDEIDLLGLLDVLLDARWLIVGVTALVLVLGGAYAFLSRPVYEANTLIQVEDSKPGAAGALGDAASLFDIKSPATAEIEILRSRLVVGKAVDDLQLYVTATPQYLPLVGGWLARRATDLSNPGFMGMGGYVSGNESIRLGLLEVPAALQAQPLLLVATEGGYELRDPNGQTLVQGKTGTPADFGSGEDKGRILVTELKAKPGAYFDVSRYSRLGVIQGLQQQLAISEQGRQSGVIAVQLQGTDPQQIARTLNAVGTNYVRQNVERKSAEAEKSLAFLGDFLPQLKKQLEESEVRFNKYRNQNGTFDLGVEGKTYLETAVKLQGDLLLLQQKRREQIAQFTAAHPVIQTLDAQISAVSKEIAGLTTKVKTLPNTEQDLLRLTRDVKVNSELYLNLLTSSQQLLLVKEGKVGNVRVVDAPVVPERAIKPQRSQILAISGVLGLLLGMGLAFLRNSLRPGIKDPADIESATGLHVFATVPHSAEQDKLSRLIKIQAPGNHLLAITHPEDPGVESLRSLRTALQFAMLDARNNVVLFTGPTPGIGKSFTSANFAAVLAAGGKRVLLIDADMRKGHIHQFFGMKRGHGLSELIAGSRTLGDVVRRAVAPNLDLVTTGTMPPNPGELLMSPATVQLLEALSAQYDLVLIDTPPVLAVSDTQVLAPHAGTVFLVARAEVTALGELQESTKRLGQTGVQVKGVVFNDLDTSRQRYGGYGYKYSRYRYTNYQYGKTDGQ; encoded by the coding sequence ATGAACCCTTCTCAATCTCCAGTGCCTGCCTCGTACATTGCTGACGCACAAGACGATGAAATTGACTTGTTAGGCTTGCTCGATGTGCTGCTTGATGCGCGCTGGCTCATTGTCGGCGTGACTGCACTGGTGCTGGTGCTGGGCGGTGCCTATGCCTTCCTTAGCCGCCCGGTTTATGAAGCTAATACATTGATTCAGGTTGAAGACAGCAAGCCCGGTGCTGCCGGTGCCCTGGGCGATGCAGCCAGCCTGTTTGACATCAAGTCACCCGCCACGGCCGAAATAGAAATCCTGCGCTCTCGCCTGGTGGTCGGCAAGGCCGTCGATGACCTGCAGTTGTATGTCACAGCCACCCCTCAATACCTCCCGCTGGTCGGTGGTTGGCTTGCACGGCGTGCCACCGATCTGTCCAATCCCGGATTCATGGGCATGGGCGGTTATGTCTCTGGCAATGAATCCATTCGTTTGGGACTGCTCGAAGTACCCGCAGCGTTGCAAGCCCAACCGCTGCTGCTGGTGGCCACTGAAGGCGGTTATGAATTACGCGACCCTAATGGTCAGACGCTGGTGCAGGGCAAAACCGGTACGCCGGCAGACTTTGGCAGCGGGGAAGACAAGGGCCGCATTCTGGTGACCGAACTCAAGGCCAAGCCCGGCGCGTACTTCGACGTGTCGCGTTATTCCCGTCTGGGTGTGATTCAAGGGCTGCAGCAGCAACTGGCCATCTCGGAGCAAGGTCGTCAGTCCGGTGTGATTGCGGTGCAACTGCAAGGCACCGACCCGCAACAAATTGCCCGTACCCTGAATGCCGTAGGCACCAACTATGTGCGCCAGAATGTCGAGCGCAAATCGGCCGAAGCAGAAAAATCACTTGCTTTCCTGGGTGATTTCTTGCCTCAGCTTAAAAAGCAGTTGGAAGAATCCGAAGTTCGATTCAACAAGTATCGCAACCAGAACGGCACGTTTGACCTGGGCGTTGAAGGGAAAACGTATCTTGAAACAGCTGTCAAGCTACAAGGCGACCTCCTGTTACTACAGCAAAAACGACGCGAGCAAATCGCGCAGTTCACCGCTGCTCACCCCGTCATCCAGACGCTGGATGCACAAATTTCCGCCGTCAGCAAGGAAATTGCGGGCCTGACCACCAAGGTCAAGACACTGCCCAATACCGAGCAAGACTTGCTGCGCCTGACACGCGATGTGAAGGTCAACAGCGAGCTGTATCTCAACCTGCTGACCAGCTCACAGCAATTGCTCCTGGTCAAGGAAGGCAAGGTCGGTAATGTTCGGGTGGTTGATGCACCTGTTGTGCCTGAGCGGGCCATCAAGCCCCAGCGCTCACAAATACTGGCCATCAGCGGCGTGCTTGGCTTGCTGTTGGGCATGGGCTTGGCATTTTTGCGCAACAGCCTGCGCCCTGGTATCAAGGATCCGGCCGATATCGAGTCGGCCACCGGCCTGCATGTATTTGCCACCGTGCCGCATTCGGCTGAGCAGGACAAGCTTTCCAGGCTGATCAAGATCCAGGCTCCAGGCAACCACCTGCTGGCCATTACGCATCCCGAAGACCCTGGTGTGGAAAGCCTGCGCAGCCTGCGCACTGCGCTGCAGTTTGCCATGCTTGATGCGCGCAACAACGTGGTGCTGTTCACTGGTCCCACTCCGGGCATTGGCAAATCCTTTACGAGTGCCAACTTTGCCGCCGTGCTGGCCGCAGGCGGCAAGCGTGTGCTGCTGATTGACGCCGACATGCGCAAAGGCCACATTCACCAGTTTTTTGGCATGAAGCGCGGCCACGGCTTGAGCGAGCTGATTGCCGGCAGCCGCACGTTGGGCGATGTGGTGCGCCGCGCCGTTGCACCCAATCTGGATCTGGTCACCACTGGCACCATGCCGCCCAACCCCGGTGAATTGCTGATGTCGCCCGCTACCGTGCAACTGCTGGAAGCCCTGTCTGCCCAATACGACCTGGTGCTGATCGACACTCCGCCCGTGCTGGCCGTGTCAGACACGCAGGTACTTGCACCGCATGCCGGCACCGTGTTTTTGGTAGCCCGGGCCGAAGTGACCGCACTCGGCGAATTGCAGGAAAGCACCAAGCGCCTCGGCCAGACCGGTGTGCAGGTCAAAGGCGTCGTGTTTAACGATCTGGACACCAGCCGCCAGCGCTACGGCGGCTATGGCTACAAATACAGCCGCTACCGCTACACCAACTACCAATACGGCAAAACAGACGGGCAGTAA
- the uppS gene encoding polyprenyl diphosphate synthase, with amino-acid sequence MPQHVAIIMDGNRRWAAKRSMLRALGHVSGARQVRQIIDACMERGVNYLTLFAFSTENWQRPADEVSSLMGLLVHYLQKEVSAMHASGVRLKVVGDLNRFDGQLQSLMASGQALTANNSKLTLTIAANYGGRWDMMQAVQAWQAANPAQSVADMNEVALRPYFSMGYAPDPDLLIRTGGESRISNFMLWQVAYTELFFTDTLWPDFSAQSLDHALQWYQARDRRFGASRPPSPEITRCAI; translated from the coding sequence ATGCCGCAGCACGTTGCCATCATCATGGACGGCAACCGTCGCTGGGCTGCAAAGCGCAGCATGCTGCGCGCACTGGGTCATGTCAGCGGAGCGCGACAGGTGCGCCAGATCATTGATGCCTGCATGGAACGCGGTGTGAACTACCTCACCCTGTTTGCCTTTAGTACCGAAAACTGGCAACGCCCGGCCGATGAAGTCTCTAGCCTCATGGGCCTGCTGGTGCATTACCTGCAAAAAGAAGTCAGTGCCATGCATGCCTCTGGCGTGCGCCTCAAGGTAGTCGGCGACCTGAACCGGTTTGATGGACAATTGCAAAGCCTCATGGCCAGCGGCCAGGCCCTGACTGCCAACAACAGCAAACTCACCCTGACCATTGCCGCCAATTATGGCGGCCGCTGGGACATGATGCAGGCCGTGCAGGCCTGGCAGGCAGCCAACCCGGCACAGAGCGTGGCCGACATGAACGAAGTCGCTTTGCGCCCGTACTTCAGCATGGGCTATGCCCCCGACCCCGATCTGCTCATCCGCACCGGCGGCGAATCGCGCATCAGCAATTTCATGCTATGGCAAGTGGCTTATACCGAGCTGTTCTTTACCGACACCCTGTGGCCTGACTTCAGCGCCCAGTCACTTGACCATGCGCTGCAGTGGTACCAGGCCCGCGATCGCCGCTTTGGCGCTTCCAGACCCCCCTCTCCCGAAATTACCCGCTGCGCCATCTGA
- a CDS encoding polysaccharide biosynthesis/export family protein — protein MALVVAWLGGCALAPGLSIGKGVQKASQSTPSSAGTSQESGAVSDQAPPGALLTITPELISQQRTLRKAELGADVKSLFAEAKPYGIGPGDVINIVVWNHPELVLAPAGATLTADASGLASVGNGYNVSPEGLIQFPLLGTFKIAGLTENKAREEITRRLAKFLQDPQVTLRVQAYRAGRIYVDGEVRTPGLQAINDIPMTLPEAISRAGGLTPTADRATVAVTRKGTTTMINMPQLSTLGVNPSSILLTSGDLLRVGSRDDTKVYVMGEVTRPMTLPLRNGRLTLNEALGEAGGVNATSGNPRQIYVVRSRNGDSATVADASGATTSSTPEIYHLDASSPTAYALSEGFELKSRDVVFVDPVPLVLWNRVVSLILPSAQITNTARDITTK, from the coding sequence ATGGCCTTGGTCGTCGCCTGGCTGGGCGGTTGCGCGCTGGCTCCGGGGTTATCCATTGGCAAGGGGGTTCAAAAAGCCAGCCAATCGACACCTTCAAGCGCCGGTACTTCCCAAGAGAGCGGGGCTGTTTCGGATCAGGCGCCTCCCGGTGCACTGTTGACCATCACGCCCGAACTCATCAGCCAGCAACGCACCTTGCGAAAAGCTGAGTTGGGCGCCGATGTGAAAAGCCTGTTTGCCGAGGCCAAGCCCTATGGCATTGGCCCCGGCGACGTGATCAATATCGTCGTCTGGAACCATCCCGAACTGGTTCTGGCTCCGGCGGGTGCTACGCTGACTGCAGATGCTTCAGGCCTGGCGTCTGTCGGCAACGGCTACAACGTCAGCCCCGAAGGCCTGATCCAGTTTCCGCTGCTGGGCACCTTCAAAATTGCCGGCCTGACAGAAAACAAGGCCCGTGAAGAAATCACCCGCCGCCTGGCCAAATTCCTGCAGGATCCGCAAGTCACCCTGCGCGTGCAGGCCTATCGCGCCGGGCGTATTTATGTCGATGGAGAGGTTCGTACCCCCGGCCTGCAAGCCATCAACGACATTCCCATGACGCTGCCCGAGGCCATCAGCCGCGCAGGGGGGCTGACTCCCACGGCCGACAGGGCTACGGTAGCTGTTACCCGCAAGGGAACCACCACCATGATCAACATGCCGCAGTTGAGCACGCTGGGCGTTAATCCATCAAGCATCCTGCTAACCTCAGGAGATCTGTTGCGCGTGGGCAGCCGCGACGATACCAAGGTGTATGTGATGGGCGAAGTCACCAGGCCGATGACATTGCCCCTGCGCAATGGCCGGCTCACGCTCAATGAAGCCCTTGGCGAGGCTGGCGGCGTGAATGCCACTTCCGGCAATCCGCGCCAGATTTACGTCGTGCGCAGCCGCAATGGCGACAGTGCCACGGTTGCCGATGCAAGTGGTGCCACCACTTCCAGCACACCTGAGATTTACCACCTAGACGCCAGTTCCCCAACGGCCTATGCACTGTCCGAAGGCTTTGAACTCAAATCGCGCGATGTGGTGTTTGTCGATCCCGTGCCGCTGGTGCTCTGGAACCGCGTGGTCAGCCTGATCCTGCCCAGCGCGCAAATCACCAACACCGCGCGTGACATTACTACCAAATGA
- the fcl gene encoding GDP-L-fucose synthase gives MTNISPKIYVAGHRGMVGSAIVRQLLAAGHAPENIITRTHAELSLTEQSAVRDFFQAEKPDQVYLAAAKVGGIHANNTYPAEFIYQNLMMQANVIDAAFQSGVKKLLFLGSSCIYPRQAPQPMAENALLTGPLEPTNEPYAIAKIAGIKLCESFNRQYGASHGIDYRSVMPTNLYGLGDNYHPENSHVIPALIRRFHEAKASHAPKVTIWGTGTPCREFLYVDDMAAASIHVMNLEKATYDLHTSPMQSHINVGYGSDITIAELAQTVGQVVGYQGDIDFDSTKPDGAPRKLMDSSRLESLGWQAQVNLKDGLKLAYQDFMTHS, from the coding sequence ATGACAAACATATCACCCAAGATTTACGTCGCTGGCCACCGGGGCATGGTGGGCTCCGCCATCGTTCGTCAACTGCTGGCAGCAGGTCACGCGCCTGAGAACATCATCACCCGCACCCATGCTGAGCTAAGCCTCACCGAGCAGTCTGCCGTGCGCGACTTCTTTCAGGCTGAAAAGCCCGACCAGGTGTATCTGGCCGCCGCCAAGGTAGGCGGCATTCATGCCAACAACACCTATCCGGCCGAATTCATCTACCAAAACCTGATGATGCAGGCCAACGTGATTGATGCCGCCTTTCAAAGTGGCGTTAAAAAGCTGCTGTTCCTGGGTTCCAGCTGTATTTACCCCCGGCAGGCCCCGCAGCCCATGGCTGAAAATGCATTGCTGACCGGCCCGCTGGAGCCCACCAACGAGCCCTATGCGATTGCCAAGATTGCCGGCATCAAACTCTGCGAAAGTTTTAACCGCCAATACGGCGCCAGCCACGGCATTGATTACCGAAGCGTCATGCCCACCAATCTGTATGGTCTGGGTGACAACTACCACCCTGAAAACAGCCACGTCATTCCCGCACTGATTCGCCGCTTTCATGAAGCCAAGGCCAGCCATGCGCCCAAAGTCACCATCTGGGGCACCGGCACCCCATGCCGTGAGTTCTTGTATGTGGACGACATGGCCGCTGCCAGCATCCACGTCATGAACCTGGAAAAGGCCACTTATGACCTGCACACCAGTCCGATGCAAAGCCATATCAATGTCGGCTACGGCAGCGACATCACCATTGCTGAATTGGCGCAAACCGTGGGCCAGGTCGTGGGCTACCAGGGTGACATCGACTTTGACAGCACCAAACCCGACGGCGCACCCCGCAAGCTCATGGACAGCAGCCGCCTTGAATCCCTGGGCTGGCAGGCGCAAGTGAATCTGAAGGACGGCTTGAAACTTGCATATCAAGATTTCATGACGCACTCATAA